Proteins encoded within one genomic window of Kibdelosporangium phytohabitans:
- a CDS encoding P1 family peptidase, with translation MTVPNGPASKSTTPGPLNAITDVEGLQVGHHHQVGDGWATGTTVILTPPRTVGAVDARGGAPGTRETDTLLPENLVQYVNAVCLSGGSAYGLAAADGVMQWLAERNLGLPVGTRPHEVVPIVPSAVLFDLPVNAWGNRPDAKFGSAACEAASDGPVVQGSVGAGTGARVGSLKGGVGTASTVVDGFTVGALAVVNAVGEAVDELTGVPYAAGFGVTGEFGGPWPNRAATLPDIPRRLLNTTIGVIAVDAKLVKAETRRLAVAAHDGLARAVHPAHSMFDGDTIFALATGANALAEDDGYAKQPLRALGLDRLCTAAADTFSRAMVHGLLAAQANGELPAYLDLWPEKAHGAGAL, from the coding sequence ATGACGGTGCCGAACGGCCCAGCGTCGAAGAGCACGACCCCGGGACCGCTCAACGCGATCACCGATGTTGAGGGCCTCCAGGTCGGCCACCACCACCAAGTCGGCGACGGCTGGGCGACGGGCACAACCGTCATCCTCACGCCGCCGCGGACCGTCGGCGCGGTGGACGCACGCGGCGGGGCGCCTGGCACCAGAGAGACGGACACGCTCCTGCCGGAGAACCTCGTGCAGTACGTCAACGCCGTCTGTCTGTCGGGTGGCAGCGCCTATGGGCTGGCCGCCGCGGACGGCGTGATGCAGTGGCTGGCCGAGCGCAACCTGGGGTTGCCGGTCGGAACGCGTCCGCATGAGGTTGTGCCGATCGTGCCGTCGGCGGTGCTGTTCGACCTGCCGGTCAACGCGTGGGGCAATCGGCCGGATGCGAAGTTCGGCAGTGCGGCGTGCGAGGCCGCGTCGGATGGCCCGGTCGTACAGGGCAGCGTCGGCGCAGGGACGGGTGCGCGCGTCGGCTCGCTCAAAGGCGGTGTCGGCACGGCGAGCACAGTGGTCGACGGTTTCACCGTGGGCGCGCTCGCGGTGGTCAATGCCGTGGGCGAGGCCGTGGACGAGCTGACCGGTGTTCCGTACGCCGCGGGTTTCGGGGTGACCGGAGAGTTCGGTGGCCCATGGCCCAACCGGGCGGCCACCCTGCCTGACATCCCGCGCAGGCTGCTCAACACCACCATCGGCGTGATCGCCGTCGACGCGAAACTCGTCAAGGCGGAGACCAGGCGCCTGGCCGTTGCCGCCCACGACGGCCTGGCCCGCGCGGTGCATCCGGCCCACTCCATGTTCGACGGTGACACCATCTTCGCGCTGGCGACGGGGGCGAATGCCCTGGCCGAGGACGATGGCTACGCGAAACAGCCATTGCGCGCGCTTGGGCTGGACCGGCTCTGCACGGCGGCCGCGGACACGTTCTCCCGCGCCATGGTCCACGGCCTGCTCGCCGCCCAGGCCAACGGCGAGCTGCCTGCGTATCTTGACCTCTGGCCGGAGAAGGCCCATGGGGCCGGAGCACTGTGA